In Candidatus Electrothrix scaldis, the genomic window TCCTGCTCAATGTCCTGGTTGCTGGCGTCTATGGGGTGTTTGTCTCTATTGACCTGTTTACCTTCTTCCTCTTTTACGAGATTGCCGTACTGCCCATGTACCTGCTCATTGGTCTCTGGGGTACGGGTCAGAAGGAATACGCCTCCATGAAACTCACCCTGATGCTGGTGGCTGGTTCCGCCTTTATTATGGCTGGTATCTTGGCTTTGTACTTCGAGTCAGGCTTGCACAGCTTTGACCTCCAGGTACTTTCTCAGCACCATTTCTCTGATTCCTTCCAGTACTGGGTCTTCCCCATTATCTTCTTCGGATTTGGTGTTCTGGGAGCAATCTTCCCCTTTCACACGTGGTCACCCGATGGACATGCCTCTGCACCGACAGCGGTTTCCATGCTTCATGCTGGCGTCCTGATGAAGCTGGGTGGTTATGGCTGTCTCCGAGTGGGTATGTACCTTCTGCCGGAAGGCTCCCAGATGTGGATGGACTTCTTTCTGATTCTGGTCACCATTAACGTACTGTACGGAGCGCTGGGTGCTATCCGTCAGACCGACCTGAAATACATCACTGCCTACTCCTCAGTTTCTCACTGTGGTCTGGTTCTGTTCGGTTTCACTGCCCTGACCTTTACCGGTATCAAAGGTGGAGTACTTCAGATGATCTCTCATGGTCTGATGACAGCCCTCTTCTTCTGCCTTATCGGTATGATCTACGGCAGAACCCATACCCGAACTGTCAGTGATATGGGCGGCCTGATGAAGGTGATGCCCTTCCTCTCAGTGGCCTATGTCATCGTCGGTATGGCTGGTTTGGGCTTACCCGGACTCTCCGGTTTTGTGGCTGAGGCCAACGTCTTTGTCGGCTCCTTTAATAACCCGAACACCTTAAACAGGATCTGCACCGTACTGGCTGTACTTTCCATCGTCGTGACAGCGGTATACGTCCTGCGTGCAGTCAATGGCCTGGTCAATGGGCCCATTAAGGAACAGTTCCTTACCCTGAAAGATGCATCCTTTTTAGAAAAGATTCCAGTAACCATCCTGCTCATCTGCCTCTTCGGTATGGGTATTTTACCCGGCTGGATTGTAGAACTGGTCAATAATGCTGTTCATCCCATTTACAATAACCTGATGCGATAATATACTCCGATGACACTCCTGCTGCCTGATATTTTTCTTGTTGTCCTTGCAGCCCTGGTAATGGGCTATGACCTGTACAAGGGAAAAGATAATCTCGTTTCCACCCTGCCCTTTAAAGCGTCCTGGATTGGCTTGTGTGGTATTTTCGTACTGTTGCTTCTTCTGCCTTATGATCAGACCGTTCTCTATCCGGGCGGCTATCAGGTGACAGGCACTGCACTCCTTTTCAAGCAGCTCTTTATTCTGTCCGCACTGTTTACGGTCCTGCTGTCCCGCCCCTACTTTGTTCCGGGTGGAAACGACCGTGGGGTGATGAAGTACCAGACTGAGTTTCTTTTCATTCTCCTGCTCTGTACCTTCGGCATGTTCACTGTGGTTTCATCCACTGACCTGCTGACTCTGTTCATCGGCATGGAGCTGGCAACGATTCCGCTCTACATTTTGAGCGGTTTCTATAAAAAGGACAGTCTGTCTGTTGAGGCATCCACTAAGTATATTGTTATGGGCTCTGCCTCAACCGGTCTGCTGCTGTTCGGTTACTCCTTCTTCTACGGTGCTGCTGGCTCCCTGACCTTTGAGGCATTGGCCCAGGCCTGTACCAGCAATCCGCAGGAGCCACTGCTTCGCCTTGGTATGCTGTTCACCTTTGCGGCTATCGGCTTCAAGCTGACCCTCTTCCCCTTCCACATGTGGGCACCAGATGTCTATGATGGAGCACCCAGCCCGGTAACCGCCTTTATTTCGGTTTCCTCCAAGGCTGTGGCTATTGCTTTCCTCCTGATTCTGATCTATGGTCCGCTGGCACCTATGCATGATTCCTTACAGCCAATCCTTCTGATCTTGGCGGCAGCAACCATGACTGTGGGTAACCTCGGGGCGCTGAAGCAGACTCGGCTGCGACGCTTTATGGCCTACTCCTCTATTG contains:
- a CDS encoding NADH-quinone oxidoreductase subunit M, whose amino-acid sequence is MNGPFLLTLIWVVPFLTALACLPVRTDDHRSIKVISLIGNTINLLLVVALTFKFIDVSAAAPIADGASSSVFHFTYKVGWFKMMNIEYNIGVDAISVLMMLLTGIVIFCGVLASWNVNNQAKEFFILLNVLVAGVYGVFVSIDLFTFFLFYEIAVLPMYLLIGLWGTGQKEYASMKLTLMLVAGSAFIMAGILALYFESGLHSFDLQVLSQHHFSDSFQYWVFPIIFFGFGVLGAIFPFHTWSPDGHASAPTAVSMLHAGVLMKLGGYGCLRVGMYLLPEGSQMWMDFFLILVTINVLYGALGAIRQTDLKYITAYSSVSHCGLVLFGFTALTFTGIKGGVLQMISHGLMTALFFCLIGMIYGRTHTRTVSDMGGLMKVMPFLSVAYVIVGMAGLGLPGLSGFVAEANVFVGSFNNPNTLNRICTVLAVLSIVVTAVYVLRAVNGLVNGPIKEQFLTLKDASFLEKIPVTILLICLFGMGILPGWIVELVNNAVHPIYNNLMR
- a CDS encoding NADH-quinone oxidoreductase subunit N, which translates into the protein MTLLLPDIFLVVLAALVMGYDLYKGKDNLVSTLPFKASWIGLCGIFVLLLLLPYDQTVLYPGGYQVTGTALLFKQLFILSALFTVLLSRPYFVPGGNDRGVMKYQTEFLFILLLCTFGMFTVVSSTDLLTLFIGMELATIPLYILSGFYKKDSLSVEASTKYIVMGSASTGLLLFGYSFFYGAAGSLTFEALAQACTSNPQEPLLRLGMLFTFAAIGFKLTLFPFHMWAPDVYDGAPSPVTAFISVSSKAVAIAFLLILIYGPLAPMHDSLQPILLILAAATMTVGNLGALKQTRLRRFMAYSSIAQAGYIVMALLGDAGAARSSIIFYLFVYLAGNYAVFFIMAIIGRNGEENRSGLQGLGKSNPMLGAILMLSAFSLAGIPPLAGFMGKFFLFASAAQKGYYFLIVFAALNSTISLYYYLLLVKEAYIVQPAVEPAPFVMDRMQKISLFILTAIMLVAGLLPSISSNVLAIAG